The Spirochaetae bacterium HGW-Spirochaetae-1 DNA segment AGGTAAACCTCCTCTCCCTGAACGCTTCAATTGAGGCTGCCCGGGCCGGTGAGGCGGGCCGCGGATTCGCCGTGGTCGCCGACGAGATATCCAAGCTGGCTGACGCCACTTCCTCCAACGCCAAGGAAATTGAAAAGATTATTCGGGAAAACCAGTCCCTCATCGATGGCAGCAGCAGATTCATCGGGGAATCAGCGGACATGATACTGCAGCTCAATACAGCCATTCAGCGTATAAAGCACGAAATCGGCGATGTGGGCACCCTTATCAGCGATATCGACATGACTATAAAAACCATCAAAAGCCTGAACACGAAAGTCCATGACTCCAGCAAGACGATAGAGCATTCCACATCGGAGCAGCGCATTGCCACGGACGAATCGAGCAGGACCACGGCCGATATCGCACGAAAGGCCCAGGACATCGTTGATTTTGCCTCACGGATCACGGACACCACGAAAAAAATAAACAACCTGGTCAATGAACTGAGCGATATCACGCAAACTCTCCAGTAGAAGATATTTTCTGTCTCCATGGTGCCTTTATTTCTGATTTGCCTGAATTTTTCCTCTTGACGTAAGGCACCTTCCCGTACTATTGCCTTGCCAGATACCCCTGAAACCATGGGGAAACACATCACACCGGTAAACGACACAATAAGGAGCTGCCATGAAACTGGGAATAATCGGACTGCCCCAAACAGGGAAAAAAACCCTTTTTGAACTGCTGACGGGATCAGCTCCCTCACCCGCCGACGCTCAAAAAGGATCAGCTGGAGTGGCGGACATCCGTGACAGCCGCTTTCTTGCCCTGTCGCGCATGTATAATCCCAAGAAAGAGACACCGGCCCGGATAGACATGCAGCTTCTGCCCAAACTTGATCCCGGAACCGCCAGAGATTTTCGCGATGTGGCCGACGCAGATGCCCTGTGTCATGTCGTACGCGTTTTCCAGGATGATTCCATCTACCACGTAAGCGGCTCCGTGGACCCTGTCCGGGACATCGAAACCGTGAACGGCGAACTTTTTCTCAGTGACCTTGTCTTCATTGAAAAGCGCCTGGACCGCATAGAGAAGGATCGCAAAAAAAAGGAGGACAAGCGACTCCTGGACGAGGCCGAACTCCTGAACCGCTTCCGAACGCACCTTGAGGCAGACCTGCCGCTGCGCACCCTGACTATAACCGACGAAGAAAAGAAACTGATTTCGGGTTACCCCTTCCTCACCAGGAAAAAAATGCTCGTTGTACTGAACACCGATGACGACACGTCAAAAAAAACCGGGCTCATTGAATCCCTGTCATCAAAATTCACAACCATGGAAATAGACATCATGCAGGTCCCGGCAAAACTGGAGCTGGAGATAGCCACGCTGGAGAGCGAAGAGGAACGTGTGGAATTCATGAAGGACGCGGGCATTACCGTCTCGGCCCTGGAACAGCTCTCCATGCTCGCCATGACATCTCTGGGACTCATGTCCTATTTCACCGTTGGCAAGGACGAGGTGCGGCAGTGGCTCGTACGGCGTAATGCCACGGCACCCGAAGCGGCCGGAGCCATCCATTCCGATATCCAGCGCGGGTTTATCCGGGCCGAGGTGATAAAATACGCAGACCTCATGTCCCTCAAATCGGAAGACGAAGTGAAGAAAGCCGGGAAACTCTATGTTATGGGAAAGGACTACATCGTGGAGGACGGCGATATCATCAACTTCAGGTTCAACGTGTAACCCCGTCAGGGATATATCATTACACGGTTCTTACCGGCGTTTTTCGCTTTATAGAGCATTTCGTCGGCCTTTCTTATAATCTTTTCATTGTCACAGGCATCTTCAAGCTCGCCGACTGAGTAGAGGGCGACGCCGATGCTCAGGGTGCAGTGTATTTCATTTCCATCGTCGGTTTCGATCCTCTCATTTTCAGCCATTGCCCGTATCTTTTCAGCAGTCCGCAGCGCCCCCTGCCTGTCCGTCTCCGGTATCATTTCAATAAACTCCTCTCCGCCGTACCGGGCTACCAGGTCACTAGCCCTGCGATTGGCGATAAGCAGCGAACCCATCTTCGCGAGCACACGGTCTCCCATTCTAAAGCTTCATAGTCCTTTTATAGTAAACCAAATGCCGGTACAATTTATTTGATTAATTATCAATAATTTACTTTATATATACGTTTTTTTATATTTGCTAATGATATATATTCACAATTATATACTGACATACGGCTTGACAGCCGGAGTAAAGGCATATAGTATCCATGCTAACAGGAATATCATTGCCGTTGGGGATTTCCATAATTACAGCCGATTCATGAAACCTCATTTCAATTGACTGTTGCAGCTGTTTGATACACCCGGAGTAAAGAACTCATGTCCATAGGATATTCAAATAAAGTAATTCTCATAACCGAGAAAACCAGGATTGCCGCCCCTGTCAAGATAGCGCTGAACAAGCTCGACTATGAGGTCGCCTCCGGTTACCCTGCGCTGACCTCCATTTCGGTAATGCGGACCGGCATCTCCCACAGCGGAAAGACGGCATTCATCAGGACCGAGCTTCTGCGCTTCATCAACGAAAAGGGCTTCCCGCGTGCCATCATCATGGACAGCCAGATAGACCTGGGCATGGCACCGGCCCTGGACCCCGGCATGCTTAAGATATTCAAAACACTCCTGATTTCATACATCATCCTCAGCAAGGGGGCGGAGTGCAAAGACCTGCGGGGCAATTTCATCCTCCTTAACAAGGGGGCTGCATTCGAAAAAGAATTCGGTATTGGAAAGAATCCACACAGTGTTATAAAACTGCTCTCGACACAGAATCCCGAGATAAATTACTTTATTGATGATCTGAAGGAAAACCGGGAACGCTTTGACGCCCTGTTCTCCATCACGCTGCTCGACACGGAACAACCATCAGATATTATCACGGGAACCGTGGGAGATTTTCTCGTTAAAAACGCCGGGGGCGCTGCGGCCAAAAAGCCTGCACCGGCAGAGATGCCGGGCACCGCAGTGAAGACCGATGATACACCGGCACGAATAGTCTTCCGCATCGATGCCGGTTCCGTCTATGACGATGGAAGCATCACAACCGAACTCTCGGAAGAACATGCCTCCCTCAGGGAAAGGGAATTTTATATCATTGGCTCCTGGTCAAGCAGGACCGAGTTGGAAGTGGCAAAAAAAATCGCGGGAGTCCTGCAGAAAGGAATAAATGAACAGGCGCGTTTCGGATACGGCGATCCCATCAGATTCAATCTCGACGACCGCTGCGTCATGGATAAAAACACCGCCCTTTCGATGGCACAGCTGTTCAAGAAAAACCTTGCGCAGTTTAAAAAAATTGCCATTACTGCCAGTGCTAAAAACGGCGCCCTCATCCAGAAATCACGCGGATTTCCCATGATAAAAGACATACTCACCGTCACCCCTGAAGCATCGTAGACAATACCGGCAAACCCTGATAAAAAAACATTGTGGCCATTATTTCAGGTATTCTTTCACCTTTGCCGCAATGTTTTCCTTCGTAAAACCATATAACTTCGCCAGCTCTCCCGCCGGTCCCGAAGCACCGAAATGCTCCAGGGTGATATAGAGAGCGCCGGACCCGGCATACTGGTCCCAGCCGCTCCGCCGTCCCGCTTCCACGACTGCGCAGGGCACGTTTTCGGGTATGACGCTTTTTTTATAGGCCTCGTCCTGACGGTCAAAGAGAAACCATGACGGGAATGATACGACGCGTGCACTGATCCCTTCATTAAGAAGCATTTCAGCGGCATCCATGGATATGGCCACTTCCGAACCGCTGGCCAGGATGACGATATCGGGCCTACCGTCACAATCTTTGATTACATAGGCGCCCCTGGCCAAGTCCTTTGCTCCGGCCGCACCATGACGCTTTAAAACCGGGATGTCCTGCCTGGTGAGGGAAAGCATGGTAGGGCCTACAGTGCCGGCCAGGGCCGCCAGCCAGGCCTCCCTGG contains these protein-coding regions:
- a CDS encoding redox-regulated ATPase YchF yields the protein MKLGIIGLPQTGKKTLFELLTGSAPSPADAQKGSAGVADIRDSRFLALSRMYNPKKETPARIDMQLLPKLDPGTARDFRDVADADALCHVVRVFQDDSIYHVSGSVDPVRDIETVNGELFLSDLVFIEKRLDRIEKDRKKKEDKRLLDEAELLNRFRTHLEADLPLRTLTITDEEKKLISGYPFLTRKKMLVVLNTDDDTSKKTGLIESLSSKFTTMEIDIMQVPAKLELEIATLESEEERVEFMKDAGITVSALEQLSMLAMTSLGLMSYFTVGKDEVRQWLVRRNATAPEAAGAIHSDIQRGFIRAEVIKYADLMSLKSEDEVKKAGKLYVMGKDYIVEDGDIINFRFNV